The DNA window GCGGCGAACAGCGGCGGCGAACTGCTCGTCAACTACCGTCCCGACGACCAAATCCCGGACGAGTACGAGGGTGCCGGGAGTTCCGAGGAGGAACTCCGCGCGCTGGCCGAGGAAGCGCTCGACGACGTGAGCGACGTGCGCTTCGAAGTGCAGGTCGGCGAGACGTTCTCGGGACGCGCCGGAAACACGGCGACGCACCTGCTCGAAGAGGAGGGGGTGACTTCGGTCGCCATCGTGGACGGCACCGCGCCCATGCTGACGCGGAAGGAGATCGACAGCGCGGCGATGAAACTCCGCCGGAGCGAGGTCGTCCTCGGCCCCGCGGACGACGGGCGACTATACTACCTCGGCGCGACGGGCACCATCGACTTCGATGACGTGTACACCGTGCCGGAACTCGAAACGGCAACCCATCGCGCCGTCGATGCCGGACACGACGTTGACTACCTCCCTTCGATGACGAGCGTGGTGACGGGCGAGGACCTGCGGTCGCTGATTCCCCTGCTGAACGCGCGTATCGCCGCGGAACGAATCGTCCCGGTCAACACGGCGTCGTACCTCCACGAACTCGGCGTGCGCGTCGAAGAACGGGACGGAGAACGCAAGTTGGTTCGGTAGAACAGTCTCCTTCGTTCGTTGTTCAGACGTCCGTCAGTCGGCGGACGGGACCGTACCCGCTTTTTCCGACGATTCGGTTTCGAGCCGCCACCCCGTGAGCGCCATCACGAACAGGATGGCCGGGGAGAGGAAGCCGAAGAGGTAGTACGGTGCGTAGGAGAGCGTCGAGACGCCGAGCGCACCCGCCATGTAGATGGCTCCGGCGTGCCACGGGATGAGCGCGCCCGTCGGCGTCCCGGCGGCTTCGACGGCCCGCGAGAGGTCGCTGCTGTCGAGTCCGTGCTCCTCGTAGAGGTTGCGAAGCGTCATTCCCGGCACGACGATGCTCATGTACTGCTGGGCGGTGAGCACGTTCGTCACCATCGCGGCCGCACCCGTTCCGGCGACCAGGCCGCCCACGCTGCTGACCGACTCGGAGAGGCGGTGTGCGAGGACGGCGAGGACGCCCGTCGTCTCGAGCAGTCCGCCGAGAGCGAGCGCCGCGACGACGACGCTGATGGTCCACGCCGAACCCTGGATTCCGCCGCTCTGGAGCAGTCCGTTGACGAGTTCCATACCCGTCTTCGGTTCGGTTCCGGCCAGCGCAACGTTCCACGCGGCCGTGAACGACGCCCCTTGGACGAGGATGGCCGTCCCGACGCCCGAGAAGATTCCCGCGACGAGCGACGGTAGCGCGGGGTATCCTCGGAGCGCCAGCCCGAACGTCACCACGAGCGGGACGAACACCAGCGGCGAGATGTGGTACGTTCCGAGCAGCGCCTGCTGGATGTTCCCGACGCGACCGGTCGGCACCGCGCCGCTGGCCCGGAGGCCGAGAATCGCGTAGCCGACGACGGCGAGGCCGAACGCGAGCATCGTCCCGGTTCGCATGCGACGGATGTGGTCGTACAGTTTCGTGTTCGTCACCGCCGCCGCGAGGTTGGTCGTGTCCGAGAGCGGCGACTGCTTGTCACCGGCGTACGCGCCGGAGAGGATGGCCCCGGCGGTCATCGGCGCGGGAATCCCGAGTCCCGACCCGATGCCGATGAAGGCGACGCCGAGCGTCCCCACCGTGGTCCACGACGACCCGATGGAGAAGGCGACGAGTCCCGACAGCACCGCCGTCACGGGGAGGAAGACGGTCGGCGACAGCAGTTTCAGCCCGTAGTACATCAGCCCCGGAATCGTCCCGGAGCTGATCCACGTCGCGATGAGGGCGTAGATGGTGAACAGGATGAACACGGCCTGTAGCCCCATCAACAGGCTGTCCGCGATTCCGTCGTACAAGTCCTCCCACGAGAGGCCGAGGACGTAGTAGCCGACGAGACCGGTGAACGCGATGGCCCACAACAGCGGCATGTGGGGGTCCATCCCTAACCACGCCGACCCGACCGCGAGAAAGACGACCGTGGCGAGGACGGGCAAGAGCGCCTGTCCGAACGAAGGTCGCCTGTCCTCCGGCAACTCGTCGTACGTCAGCGGCTCGAAATCCAGTGATGACATCGTACCCGGGGAAATGCACCAGGGGAATTAAACGGTTGTGATTCAATGTCCTTGAATAATATTTCACTCGCGTAATCTATCTCGATGGATACGTCGGCGAACCGAGACCGACACTTCTTAGACCCGGTACCGAGTACACCCGCCCGTGGTGGGATGGCAGAGCGGCCTATTGCGCCTGCCTTGAAAGCAGGTGGCGTCATGCCTCTTGGGTTCAAATCCCAATCCCACCGTTCTCGACACGAACTATCCGTGAGTGTCGAGTGAGGCGATTGGGTTTGAATCAGGCCAGTCACAGCCCGCGAAGCGAGCGATAGCGAGCGAGCAGGAATGTCTGGACGAGGTTCAACATCCCAATCCCACCGTTCTCGACACGAACTATCCGTGAGTGTCGAGTGAGGCGATTGGGTTTGAATCAGGCCAGTCACAGCCCGCGAAGCGAGCGATAGCGAGCGAGCAGGAATGTCTGGACGAGGTTCAACATCCCAATCCCACCGTTCTCGACGCGAGCAACTCGTGAGCGTCGAGTGAGGCGTTTGGATTTGAATTAGACCGAGGTTCTGCACGGAGTGCAGGTTCTCGGGCGTTGTTCAACATCCCAATCCCACCGTTCTCGACGCGAACGAATCGTGAGCGTCGAGTGAGGCGGTTCGAGCCATCGTTCGGTTTACGACGTCGATTCTTCCGTTTCTCCTTCGAGGTAGTTGACGAGCCGTGATTCGAACAGGGCGGTGAAGGGCAGGACCAGCAACCAGCTGAAAATAGCGACGAACGGGTCGATGAACGCGATTCCTATCGAGAGGACGAAGACGGTCGGAGACACGAAAAATCGCGCAGCTCGGATGGCCATCGCACGGGGAGGGAGCCCTTCCTGTACGAGGCGTGTCCGTGCGGCGTGGCCCCACAATCCAGCGAGGAGGAAGCCCGTGGCGGCGAGCGTTCCCGCATAGAACATGACGCCGAACCGGTCGGGATAGGCGGTGAACAGGGACGTGGCGTAGGGTACGAACGCGACGAACAGGAGGAAGAGGAGATTGAGCCAGACGAGGCGTTTGTCGGACTTCTCGATGTACACGAACACCCGTCTGTGGAGCACCCAGTACGACCCGATGACGAGGAAGCTGAACACGTATCCGAACAACTCGTGCCACTGTTCGAAGACGAGAGTGGGAAGCACCGACGCCGGTTCTCCCGCCGGGACTGTCGGCACGGAGATGTCCAGCACCAGCAGCGTGATGGCGATGGCGAAGACGCCATCGCTGAACGTGACGAGGCGTTCCGTCTCCTCCGTCTCCCGTGAAAGAAGGCCGCTCATGCGGCCGATGTACGACGTTCACACGCTTTTATCTATCTCCGCGTCGAAATAGACGAGCAGGAATTACGCCGGTTCGAAGCCCGAGTCCGTGACCGCGGCGAGCGGTTGGGTGGGCACGTCGCGGGACCACGACCATCCGTCGGTTCCGTCCGAGCCGTCGCGGCTGTTGTTCACGTTGCCATCGTTCACCCGGACGATTTCGATGCCCGAGAGCATGGGGTCTTCCTTCCGGTGGAGGAACTTCACGTTGAGGGTGCCGTCGCGGACGGTGACGGTGTACGATTTCATCGTTCCCCGGTCGTGACCGAGTTCTTTGTACATGTTGTACTTGTGGAGGACGCGGTTGCCCTCGATTTCGACGTCGAACTCCCGCGGTCCTTCCTTCTTGTGGTCGTTCCAGCCCGAGTTACCGAGATACGTCTCCGCGAAGTACAGTCTGACCTCGTATTTCCCGCTCCGCACCGGGAAGCGGTACTGCATCTCCGTGTCGTCGGTCCGGTCGTTCTTCGTGTCGGCGTCGTACCGCCGACTCTGGAACATCGCCTCGGGCGTGCCCGCCGGAACCGCGGGCGTCATGGCGATGGGGTCGTTCGTTCCGTTGGTGTGACTGCCGCTGACACGCGCGTTCCCGAACCGAACGGGGTCGTTTTCGGAATCTTCCAGCCAGTTCGGGCCAGTGTCCGACGACGAGAGCCATCGGCCACCGACGTTGACACGGTACCGAACCGTCTTACTCGGTGCCGTCGTCGCTGTCGTCGTTTGTGTCGTCGTTGTGGTCTGTGCCGTCGTGGTGGACGGTCGCGTGGTGGTCGAAGTCGTTCGTGTCGTTTGCGTCGTTTGCGCTGCCGTCGTGGTCGTGGCGGTCGGCGTCGTCTGTGTCGTTTCGACCGGGGTACTGGTGGAGTCGTTCGCACCGCCGGACGCCGGTTGGAGCACGCCGCCCGGCACCCCCGTCACGATCAGTATTCCCGCAACGAAGAAAACGACGCCACCGCCGATAAGTATCCCGTGGATGAATCCTCCGGATGAAGAGCCTGACATGTTTCTCATCTCCCCCGCGTATACCGCGCCATGCTCCGAGGTTCAGCAGGCCATCCAGTTAATTATACACCGGTTAAAGTACAACCGAGACGAAAGTACGTGCGTTATTTTACCGCCCCCATTTGAATGCACCCGAATTCCCGCTAGAGATACAGAACGTCCAAAAGCGGACGACGATGGTAACCGAACCGCACGAACGCACCGAACAACAGCACGAAACGTTGCGGAGCGCCATGGACAGAGGGTATTACGAGATTCCACGGCGAATGACGACCACGGACCTCGCCGAGGAACTCGGCGTCTCACACCAAGCCGTCTCGGAACGGCTTCGGCGCGGTCATCGGTGTCTGGTCGAACACGGACTCCCCACGCCGAGAAAGTGAGACAGAAAGCAACCCTTTTGCTCTCCCCTGATAGAGGTGCGAACATGGACTGGCCTCACGACCCGGATGGTGACGAAGGGAGCGAGGGAGGACGAAAGTACGGACTCGCTATCCTCGCGAAGAAACTGGACGAGGACGAGGACTTCCCGCTCGAACGCGACGAGTTCGTCGAGGAACACTCCGACGAGCCGATTCGGATCAACTACAAGAAGGTTGTCAGCGTCGGCGACATCTTCGAATACGTCGAACCGACCGAGTTCGAGACGATAACCGACTTCCACAAAGCCGTCGGCAACGCGATGCGGGCCGGTGGCTTCTGGGACTACCACCCGGTCGGCGAAAACCCCGAGAAGAAACGCGCCTAACTACTCCGACTTTTCCGACCATCGCTCGCCGCCACCGTCGGGTGTCGCGGCGGGCGCTTCCGGTCGCTCGGTTCCCTCGTCCGTCGGGAGTCGAATCTCTTCTTCGACGTCCCACGCGTGCTCCGTTCGCGTCTCCGCACGGA is part of the Haladaptatus paucihalophilus DX253 genome and encodes:
- a CDS encoding TIGR04282 family arsenosugar biosynthesis glycosyltransferase, whose amino-acid sequence is MTTIAVLADPPREGFVLPELPETSPLSASEATELYAAMLKDTFLAAANSGGELLVNYRPDDQIPDEYEGAGSSEEELRALAEEALDDVSDVRFEVQVGETFSGRAGNTATHLLEEEGVTSVAIVDGTAPMLTRKEIDSAAMKLRRSEVVLGPADDGRLYYLGATGTIDFDDVYTVPELETATHRAVDAGHDVDYLPSMTSVVTGEDLRSLIPLLNARIAAERIVPVNTASYLHELGVRVEERDGERKLVR
- the arcD gene encoding arginine/ornithine antiporter ArcD, whose protein sequence is MSSLDFEPLTYDELPEDRRPSFGQALLPVLATVVFLAVGSAWLGMDPHMPLLWAIAFTGLVGYYVLGLSWEDLYDGIADSLLMGLQAVFILFTIYALIATWISSGTIPGLMYYGLKLLSPTVFLPVTAVLSGLVAFSIGSSWTTVGTLGVAFIGIGSGLGIPAPMTAGAILSGAYAGDKQSPLSDTTNLAAAVTNTKLYDHIRRMRTGTMLAFGLAVVGYAILGLRASGAVPTGRVGNIQQALLGTYHISPLVFVPLVVTFGLALRGYPALPSLVAGIFSGVGTAILVQGASFTAAWNVALAGTEPKTGMELVNGLLQSGGIQGSAWTISVVVAALALGGLLETTGVLAVLAHRLSESVSSVGGLVAGTGAAAMVTNVLTAQQYMSIVVPGMTLRNLYEEHGLDSSDLSRAVEAAGTPTGALIPWHAGAIYMAGALGVSTLSYAPYYLFGFLSPAILFVMALTGWRLETESSEKAGTVPSAD
- a CDS encoding TMEM175 family protein, translated to MSGLLSRETEETERLVTFSDGVFAIAITLLVLDISVPTVPAGEPASVLPTLVFEQWHELFGYVFSFLVIGSYWVLHRRVFVYIEKSDKRLVWLNLLFLLFVAFVPYATSLFTAYPDRFGVMFYAGTLAATGFLLAGLWGHAARTRLVQEGLPPRAMAIRAARFFVSPTVFVLSIGIAFIDPFVAIFSWLLVLPFTALFESRLVNYLEGETEESTS
- a CDS encoding malectin domain-containing carbohydrate-binding protein — encoded protein: MSGSSSGGFIHGILIGGGVVFFVAGILIVTGVPGGVLQPASGGANDSTSTPVETTQTTPTATTTTAAQTTQTTRTTSTTTRPSTTTAQTTTTTQTTTATTAPSKTVRYRVNVGGRWLSSSDTGPNWLEDSENDPVRFGNARVSGSHTNGTNDPIAMTPAVPAGTPEAMFQSRRYDADTKNDRTDDTEMQYRFPVRSGKYEVRLYFAETYLGNSGWNDHKKEGPREFDVEIEGNRVLHKYNMYKELGHDRGTMKSYTVTVRDGTLNVKFLHRKEDPMLSGIEIVRVNDGNVNNSRDGSDGTDGWSWSRDVPTQPLAAVTDSGFEPA
- a CDS encoding helix-turn-helix domain-containing protein → MVTEPHERTEQQHETLRSAMDRGYYEIPRRMTTTDLAEELGVSHQAVSERLRRGHRCLVEHGLPTPRK
- a CDS encoding DUF5785 family protein, with amino-acid sequence MDWPHDPDGDEGSEGGRKYGLAILAKKLDEDEDFPLERDEFVEEHSDEPIRINYKKVVSVGDIFEYVEPTEFETITDFHKAVGNAMRAGGFWDYHPVGENPEKKRA